The Spirulina subsalsa PCC 9445 region CATAGTAACGTACATACGCTTTCAGTTCCCGAGATAAACTTTAAGATAGCCATACACATTGCTAACAAAAGATATAAAGAAAGCTTTGAAAAATCTGCAATTGATGATTATGTGCTAGAATTGGGACTCTTACCAAAAACAGTTATAAATCTATTGAATAGTATCAACCCACCCTCACCACAACCCAAAAAAGTTAATATTTCATCTGACAAGATTTTTGATAAGGTGACTCAAGAAATTCCTGATTTACTGAAATCTAACGCTAATGACATAGAGGATTTAACTTCAGCAAAGGACTATGTTCGTTTCTATGCCGCCGTTTTGAAGTTAGACACCTCTCCACCCATTTTTGCGGAGAAAGTAATGAATAATGCTGATGAGAACGATATTCGGGAAGTATTTGCTGCGCTGATTGCAGCCTTTGAATTGGTCAGTTCTCCACAATAACAATTGTTGAAATCAATAGGAAACAAAATATGGAAAAAATAGAAAAATATCGGCAAATAATCCAACCAGTTTACTGAATTTGCGGTGGTATAGTTTTAGTTTTTCTAAGAGGTGTATGATGCAATATGATTATTATGCTTGTCAACAAGAATGTTTAAGTGAAGACGATTGTTTACCGACTCTTGAGGAAGCTGTTGTAGAATTAGAACGAGCTAAGAGCCGAAGAGATCGAGATGCACGCCAAGAAGCAGAACCTAAGGTAGAAAGTTCTGCTAAAAAGGCTGTAGAGATTGAACCACACTTATCTTATTTATGGTATGAGAGTCAGTCAAATAACTGTAAAAATAATATTCGTGATGTTTGGCAAAAAAATCTTACTACTCAACAAATTCCTGAATTTTTTCAATTTACACCTAATCCTAAAGACCTTGAGCAATTACCTCAACTTAGCTTTATATTGAAAGTTCCTTTTGTCCTTAAAAAGCCATATCTCAGCAAGGATGATCGCGCTTTTCATATCCTTGATAACCCCGTTCACAAGGACAAGGTGTTTCAAACGCCAATGGTAGCCCCCAGCAGTTGGAAAGGAGCGTTACAAAGTGCAATGATTCAACAGTTTGTTGAATGGTCGTGTAGTTTAGATGAACGGGATAGTCGTATTTATCTAAAACAGTTTGTCGCCACACGTATTAGTTTAGCTCGAATTTTTGGAACAGAGAAAAATGTTCAGACAAAGGATGAAAATTTTCAAAGTTATTTAGATCATCTGGGTAATGATCATTTATCACGGTGGTATCGGCGTTACATTCAGCGAAAAATTTCTTCAACTGGATTTTTTTCGGGGCGACTTTACTTTTATCCGACATTCTTTGATAGAATTAGTTTGGAGGTCATTAACCCGCACGATCGCAAAAAAGGAACGGGCAAGAATCCGATTTTGATTGAGTCAGTTCCTATTGGTGCAACAGGTGAGTTTGTTATTCTCTATGTTCCGTTTGGTAAAGTGGATGAAATCCAAGTTGCTCAGGATTTAGAGTTGGTTGCGAAAGGGGTAGAGGCGATGCTCAGAGTGTATGGTTTTGGAGCAAAAACCAGTAGCGGTTTTGGTGTTGTTGATATTAAGGAAAAAATAGGGTTTGCAATTAGAGCAGATTGGCCAGAATTAAAGAAAATACAAATTTCATCTGAACAAGCAG contains the following coding sequences:
- a CDS encoding RAMP superfamily CRISPR-associated protein, with the protein product MMQYDYYACQQECLSEDDCLPTLEEAVVELERAKSRRDRDARQEAEPKVESSAKKAVEIEPHLSYLWYESQSNNCKNNIRDVWQKNLTTQQIPEFFQFTPNPKDLEQLPQLSFILKVPFVLKKPYLSKDDRAFHILDNPVHKDKVFQTPMVAPSSWKGALQSAMIQQFVEWSCSLDERDSRIYLKQFVATRISLARIFGTEKNVQTKDENFQSYLDHLGNDHLSRWYRRYIQRKISSTGFFSGRLYFYPTFFDRISLEVINPHDRKKGTGKNPILIESVPIGATGEFVILYVPFGKVDEIQVAQDLELVAKGVEAMLRVYGFGAKTSSGFGVVDIKEKIGFAIRADWPELKKIQISSEQAEFLNSDGSLKQDFLNDDGTLKSESQYKKFLQRQNQPHNPTLYKKVKKWYKENQERFESSSDLITSQTFNNLSQLSDRANQIIQNLGKSQ